The nucleotide sequence CAAGGTTGTGTGGATAACAGGGGCTTCATCAGGCATCGGTCAGAGTTTAGCCCATGTCCTTGCAGCTAATGGTGCGAAATTAGTTCTCACAGCAAGACGCGTTCCAGAACTGGAGAAAGTCAAAGAACAATGTCTTGCAATTTCTGGTGGGAAACTAAAGGAGAACGATGTTCTCACTATGCAAATGGACATGGTTGAAATTGATCGTCATGAGGAATATTTCCAGCGAGTCGTCAAACACTTTGGCACATTTGATATTCTCGTCAACAATGCTGGAAGATCTCAGAGAGCTGCATGGCAAGATATTGATTTAACTGTTGATCGTGCGCTCTTTGATCTCGATGTCTTCAGCGCTGTTAATCTTTCCAGGTAATtctgatataatttttttttaagtgagaTTCTTGTATTTCACTCATGGTCAAGGATTATGGCTCCTAAATCATGAATATGGTAAGCTATCTCGGTCGCCTCACCATTGTAAAAAGTTTTATGGATAAAGAACTATaggagatatcgacttgtggtTTTCAACGAACAATATCAACTGaattaaatcatttttctttaaatgatcATAAATCTAGTTTTAACTGTAATATTTGTTTATGGATGACCCATATGAAAGGTCAAGCCTAAAAAGTTCAAAGTTGAATTTCCGGAAATTGTGATCATTGTAGATCTTGAAGAAATTTTTATGTGTTACTGTCCACGAAACTTTTTGAACAGAAAACCAATGTTATGATTATGAGAGGAAAAAGCGTTCACTAAATTTAATTACATAACATTGACGCTTATATGAGCACCTGTGCTAACTAATTGCGTGTATTATCGGAGAAAATGTTACTATTTTGGTATACAATTCTACTTTTGCAACGTTTTCTTTACTAAAAGTGTTAGTCATTCTTTCAGAATAAGAATGGGAGACTTGGGCAGAATTAGTTAGGGGTAGATTTAGATAATATCGGCTTGCCAAAATAaaagtcgaataagtcgattttttgcaaaattcgtgttttttttcgcttttcaggTACTCCTTGACACTCTCTGTACCGTCCCTGTGAATGTTACATCGAAAAGTTTATTATTCCcaaagatataggggaaagtactctcccttcgaacgttcttgccttcgaataatgtgaattttcttttatttttcttaagagacttgcacgttttttattgaatattagtTACCTtaatatcaattattgataattgcatgataattatgtgtaactctcttagggaaaataaaagaaattcacattattcgaaggcatgaacattcgaagggagagtactttcccctaggggtttcaaatcttaaaaaaaaaacttttctcagCATGGCAAatctcatgagacgagatgagaaatggtaaaccagCTCATTgcaaccaaaaagaaaaattgcattgtttgaaggttcactgtgtgcgaaccatgcctacattcccctaagtcAGACCTGttctcgttaaaagtcgtgtaatatcggaaattttgagttgataattttaatgcaaattacTGATAGCCATACtagtaacactaatcccgctcacagtaccatgataaatatttttgcgccaaaaagacataacagaaataaaactcatatagaaagaaattgtcttcttgatatctttgtcgaaatacggatagctgttcactacacatccttttacttgaatcttgcagaaatataaagaaattaaatgcaaatatcacttcaaatggaaagttcttaaatcgcgcgcaattcaactgtgagagagagatagagacacaaataactcgcTTTACAAACGTCTGggggcgctgcggttgcaaaaaatctctgaaatgtgacaaaatattttcttctctattttatccttattagcaggtcgtgtcctttcttgtaatatgtacttttgcattccttattaatcaaaataatgttatacaaaagggtttttctcaaacctatcctgaattttgggacagctcaaaagaatatgagtcttccagctcaaaatttcatcccaatgtttttgttgtaatatcgacaattattcacaattaacccaaataactgtattcaactaaattattaaaaggatttcttgtgaaaatgacttaattctaaggaattaaacaattttcacattaaaaaacctctcattttctctacgtgaattttcgcggcatttcgaagaatgccaacaggcaccaccaaattcacttaggcttttcttttagctcaggcctgcccTAAGTGTTCAGAGCAAAagtgtatgcgaagcctgaaagccttcctttaTCTTTATAATATTTTGGTCTGATCATTTATACCCAATTTTTACGAACTCTCAAGGATTAGTTGGAATCTATTTGGGACTTAATTCTCACTGGAAAGAGATTTAAAGTTATAAGAAACTTTTTTGTGGAATAATATAGCTTGACTAATTCTCATGATAACGAGCGCAAATCATGGTTTCGCACATTTTTACAACTTTCTGGAACATATAAAGTTCTTTGGACTGCTGCTAAAGGCACTGCAGTtacaaaaagtaatttttgttacGCAAACtcaaatttctcaatttctAATGGATCCATTTCGGTCATCTTCTTTGGCATTTTCTAAATTCAAATCCTACCTGAATcgcttaaaataaaaatcttactTACCATAAGCTAGTTCAGGCTCATCACTGGAATAATCTTGAGATTATTTATTCCACAGGATCGCCGTGAGATACTTCCTGAAGAATGGGATAAAAGGGCACATTGCTGCCAATTCCAGTGTTGCTGGCTTGATGGCCATCCCCAATTCAGCCACCTACGTCGCAGCTAAGCACGCAATCAACGGTTACATGCATGCACTGAAGCTGGAACAGCCGCACATCAATACAACAATCTTTTGCGCTGGACCAACATTTTCGGAATTCCTCTATGAAGCATTCACGGACAAAGTTGGTGAGAAATACGGGCAATCGGTGAAGGCAACGGACAAGAGATTAACTTCCGAGAGATGTGCTGAACTCTTTGCTGTGGCTCTGGCCAATGGTACCAATCTCAACTGGGCTGGATGCTTCCCATTCTCCTTCCTCCTCTACCTCAAATACTTCCCaaatctctataattttgtgaTTAAGGTATTGGGCTCCAAAACTCTCTACAAGATCCGCGACAGCAAGTAATCCTACCAAGTATCAAATTTGGAGGATAAAAACCAGAATTCtcaattttatgcatttaacCAGTTGtgtgtttcttttttaatgATCCTTCTGCCAATAAAAATCATGTTTACTCAGTCATTCTGAAAAGTCGTGATCGTCACACTTTTAGCGTTCGCAGCATCACCTCGAAAGTGAAATTGATTCATAGCGATTCAAGATCACGATCGACACCGGTTGCCATTGTGGTTGTATTTTTCTCTCTTAATCCAGCACTCACACATTCTCCAGAAAACAATCTCTCTGACGACGACATACACCAGAAAGTGGCTCACTGTTGCATGATAAGGCGTATTCCTCAGTGTGTTGAGAACTCTCCGTCAGCACTTAAAGTGACCGTAATTTCTTACTTTTGTTTTTATTATGGGATTCTTTGCTTTTATTGGTATCCTCGTTGTCCTCTATTACCTCATAAATGTGATCCTCTGGTGCCTTCTTGACTCAGACATTGAGTTATTTATACGATCTCTCGTGGGCAGGAGAATCTGTAAGTACTTGGTTTTTGGGCTATCAAATCACTTActttttttctcactctctCACTAAATTCCTCCATCAATTTGCTAATTAGCTTCGCTGTCTGGCACGGTTGTATGGATTACTGGAGCTTCATCGGGAATTGGCAAACATCTGGCCATTGAATTGGCCAAGAATGGTGTCAAATTGGTTCTCTCAGCCCGCCGTGGGGCTGAACTTGAGAATGTCAAACGAGAATGCCTCACACAATCTCGTGGATTATTGCAACCAATTGATATTCTCGTCATGCAGATGGATATGCTGGAGATTTCACGTCATCAACAATTTTTCGATCATGTTCTCCAGCACTTTGGCCGATTGGATATCCTTGTGAACAATGCTGGACGATCTCAACGTGCCAATTGGGAAGATATCTCACTTAAAGTGGACCAGGAACTCTTCCAATTGGATGTTTTCAGTGTGGTGAATCTATCAAGGTAAACACcccaattttaatgcaaaaccATCCCATTTTTTACATTGACAATCACCCCAAGGATCGCCGTGAGATACTTCAAGGGAGCCAATATAAGAGGACACATTGCTGTAACTTCCAGTACAGCTGGATTAATCCCAGTACCAAATTCTGCAAGTTATACAGCAGCTAAATACTCAATTCACGGCTACTTTGGTGCCCTTCAGACTGAACATCCTGACATGGATGTTACGATCTTCTGTCCAGGACCCACCTTTACAGAATTCCTCCAGGATGCCTTTACCGATCGCGAAGGTGTAAAATATGGACAATCAGTACGACCTACAGACAAAAGAATGACCGCAGAACGCTGTGGACATCTCTTTGCCATTGCTCTGGCCAACAAACTCCACATTAATTGGGTGGGTCGTTTCCCAATTTCCCTACTACTCTACATTTGCCTCTATTTCCCCAATATTCGTGTTTTCTTCACCAAATACGTAAGCCTCTCTGGGCTGAAAAAGATAAGGGACAGCAATTAAGATATTGTTGATTTTTGAACAATTGAGATGCTGttaacattcttttttttcgtttttatttGAAAGCATTGAAAAGGGAATTTTTAGGCTGGAATTCGagtaaatacagtgggacctcgatagagtcaactaattatttccagacctgttgactccattggattcgttaaccctctaacggtgttttctttaatatgcgaaaaaaaagttctaaaacaatgttttctaggataattatgatccaataaagtcgaaaaaaccatccattcttcattatcttttttagtttaggcgctaggtgaaaaaatataaaaatttttgaaactctttttgcttctaaaattcacatttttagtttttttcaaattttttaaataaaatatacaaagtagaatgacatatctttcagtaaaaaataattttattttagtcagataaccggtatttttatggaaattggaaatgagtttttttgcactaatatttttttgttgctttttctctgacctgtcacacaaaactgggaatagcaacaaaacgaagagtcaaaatgagttcaaactttcaagagatgtttataagactattaccgaggacactatagcacttttaaataaataaaacctttattgtcgctgtaaatgtgatttttgtgaagaccgcctggaggcggtcttacccgttagagggttaactctatcggagtccgaaaacaatcaattaaaatgtgaaattttgatataaagggatATTATCTTATATATTTGTATTAGATCattaataaatttaacacgaGAGTAGAATACTTTATCTAAATAACCCAAGAGCAAAAATTGGAGaataaggaatgattttacagaatgtttttattattagtaagtatcttttaagcaaaaattactatccatgtgataatattgaggtccatccACGATGTTGAGATAAGAAAATGGCAGAAATGGTGTctaaaagatttcttttttcgctttttttttagaagagctccggttgatatttaattgttgaaaattctgatgcaattaacgctattaattagatagatagataataatgtttatttcaTGTCATAAGAAATAGAATTCTCTTTCTGactttttctgaagaatttctttcaaacttttattgactgaaaaaaaaaagagattgatagttgttcttttcgttatgacataactatggctctaaacttcacaaaaagagcaataattttttctcattttcttcttgttctgaaaaatgggcgctaaatggttagagatatctacttggagtcttcagatgaccctcTAATAAGTCAATCTAAGGATTATTGATATGACTCTCATGTCCTCCCTACCCCTCCCCTTCACctccaaaatcgtttttttgtgtgtttacaggaaaacacgtcatacgggTTTTTTCGGATGATGAATGGGAAGGGAATCTTCAATTTGACttatagggggggggggggggggcgtcTGAATACTCCAGGTCAATATCTTTAACCATTTCAGCacttaattcttaaatttttgatcctcaattttattttaagatactaatctttcaaattaaaaatgtaacttaGAATCAATTTACACCTTTTCTGTAGAAGGATAACTTTTATGATCGTTTAAACATGGGCACTTTTTAAAGAAGTAAGTTCTTTAAACAGttggaattttagaaaaaagtttcttcactatgttatactaaaaaaaatttagcattCTACACGATTATCTTTTTGTAATTcgacttcatattttttaatttgtgcaAGAGTATTATTCATTTCcaaattaatgatggctcaaCATTCCTTACATTGCgatcatagggcttaatcaaaaaatcttaaaacaatagagaaaagaaaacaagagaactttcaatcggtcaaaacgcttaagatcaagaaaagaaaattattttgccgAAAATTGATTACATAAATGTGAAATCAAAACagtaattttaatttcgaaaaagctataataatattattagtttaataatactggaaaagttgactctgtcggagtcaatttgggtccaagttgactctatcggagtccgtagagtaaaatcatagctgttgactctattgaagattgactctatcgggggttgactctatcgaggtcccactgtatattcatttcttttaatgtattttatgtTCTGTTTGAGCTTTAGAGTCCTAtagttaaaattttagaaattacatGATCTCttggcaatattttttttcaaatttcagtCAAAAccgtaagaaattttttttatatattatttattaaactaCAACTACAGTCTAAAACGGCAAGAATTTTCTAAATCAACAAATGAATCCTTCCAGTcctaagaattttaattaatgctTATAGCATGGAATGTGCTAATTTTCGaacattgcaatttttcttgttttgccaaaccaaaaatttatattatatcaccaaattcaaataatttagtTATAAAGAAAAGCCCATTCTGGCAATCTTATAGCGGTCAATCGCTGGTATTTATGATATTAGgataaattagagaaatttacaaaaatcttatcttaaatacaaataaattgtcTATATGTGGTGGTTTTGaagatattttgcaaaaacatgCGATGTAACTATAAAAAAATACACTATAATGTCGTATTTATGTAATCTAGTGCTTTTGTTATATACCCATATTTTACGACCCGAAATTGCGTTCGTACAGCGCAATGACCTTACTATGTTCTTTAAACgtgtttttcaaggttaaagttTAAAGGGTATGGCTGAAACCTGttgtacataaaaaaaatcttaggatATCTTGAAtcctaagtttaaaaaaaaaatattataaaaagaaataggTCGACGTGCCCTATTATAGTGATGTACgaataatttagatttagaagatTATTATACGGGATTTCGATTTGGATCcttaaaattggaagaattctgtGGATTTTATGAAACATTCTTGTAAGAAACTGTAGTTCATATTGAGTTTTCCATTCTAGAGTATTCTATCtcaaaaggaataaaaataaactGGTGAGCATGTTAAAtagatcaataaaaaattaaattcgtccagtaaaaacaaatattatttaaaagattATTGAAATGTTAgtaaaacattaattttaagccaattaaaaaatataaatgtttacAAAGAATGAGTTTATttgaaaagggaaaattaagaTGTGATACCTTGGCTACAccttttaaattagaaattttcatgaaaccGAAATTGACATTCCTTTCTTTCCTCAACATATTAGATGAGTGAGTTTCGATCTAAATACTTCCGTAAAgtctcaattttctttataatttcctTTAAGAAGCGCAATCActtaatatccaaaaataatcaaaataggggaaagcgcgttacTATCGGGAGACTCAACTTTCGGAAAATTCatctttttctctatgttccttatggatttcactcatagctcttttatgaaaatttgaggcattggagtagtttttaaaatataattttataatgagccaaatacatttttaacaaattgaaaaaaaaaatgaatagttaagcataaatcgtccgaatgTAGCTCGTTTTCCCCTACACAAATTTGGTATTAGAAAAATTATCCAGGAACTGTATCACATTTTAAATAGACATTACCTGGATATTAGTTTATTTGAATATGGTTCATATTCGCTTACTAAATGTTTTAAACAAATGTTCAACAGCTTGAACTATCCCAATCTTCCTACTATATCGTGATCCTCaacctaaattcaatttagatttaaatgAGAAAGTGTGGGATGTACAattacttttgaaaaagaaaataattgaaattttaattttcttatgattttttttctagtttAAAGTGTCACATAttcatatatttattaaattttcgttagtaaaaaataaattctttgtaaaataggtttataatttaaattagcATCTAATATGGTtgcagaaaaattagaaaattgctATTTACTTTCTCTTTGTCAAAATTTACTTAGGGGagagtagggcacctttgaattgggccATTTTTGAAATTgcactttttcttctatttataaattgaacAGGAACTtactatgatataatttagttccataaatcaattgtgaagctaaattaaattatgttaaGGCTTAGTTTGATTTGAAAATAGGTTAAAaagccgttttttttttaagtatcccAATTCACAGGGGCCCCATTTCCTCCTAATGATTTCGCTGTTTTTAATAGCTCTAGCACAATTTTTAGATAgggaaattcaatgaaatcaaaaattcatatccctttttttctcaagcaTTTTGCTTATGTAATATCGCAttccttttcttttattttccaattttagagtaaatgatTCACATAAACCACATTAACTTATGCAAAAACGTTCGAgaaaatgatgtgaattttgatttcataaaattttcctcatcTGAAGGGTATTCGAGGATTTtcgccctttcgggattttagtttttcaggattttgacttagggtgaaagaaacacctattgacactttaagaactcgtgtcaaggcttattgacaccctattctgtaccatttgaaatacgaaattcgacacttatccttatcgaaaaacgcagatttaatgaaaaaaacattatattagggtaaatgtcctaattcaaaaccatttccagacgctaaAATTCTTAATGTGTGGAATTTCCAAAACCTTGtagagttgctcctgagtgcaggatttgttcttattcctggtcttttcttctttcccatctaaaacaataagaaaatctctccaaaaaaaatcatatttccagggtttcctattgaagcatttgtagacacttcagaaaaaccctatttgctcacgaaataggtaattacttcatttgaaaacttcacgtaccgttaacaataaagattaccacttaatttaactaacaTTAGCcggaaatatgacataaatgttaaacaaaacaaataagCAACAgtcattttattgtgttttaggtgcacttttaatttttctgagaaattaacaaattaaaatttgtgaatattaatggattttcgctttatttggagcaaaattaactaaataatgaaactgtggtatagaaaatatataaaaaatagtaatttagtactgtatttatcatgaaaacagtgacgtttccatttggagtagcgaaaaatttccatttgaagcagattttgaattagcttaatttaccctacttagattttattggatgcattaaataaatttcaagattttgacaaaagtatcaatagaggttccctgacgaagaggtgttcattcgaccctatttgggattttcaatttcgaaattttggcttttcaagatttcgagTTTTTGGGATATTGGTCTACTAAGGATTTTTGtttctcgggattttgga is from Phlebotomus papatasi isolate M1 chromosome 1, Ppap_2.1, whole genome shotgun sequence and encodes:
- the LOC129801304 gene encoding dehydrogenase/reductase SDR family member 7-like yields the protein MILLFLASITLLTIIYYIINVALWLTLDCDVELFIKSKFGKKLSSLSGKVVWITGASSGIGQSLAHVLAANGAKLVLTARRVPELEKVKEQCLAISGGKLKENDVLTMQMDMVEIDRHEEYFQRVVKHFGTFDILVNNAGRSQRAAWQDIDLTVDRALFDLDVFSAVNLSRIAVRYFLKNGIKGHIAANSSVAGLMAIPNSATYVAAKHAINGYMHALKLEQPHINTTIFCAGPTFSEFLYEAFTDKVGEKYGQSVKATDKRLTSERCAELFAVALANGTNLNWAGCFPFSFLLYLKYFPNLYNFVIKVLGSKTLYKIRDSK
- the LOC129801312 gene encoding dehydrogenase/reductase SDR family member 7-like, with amino-acid sequence MGFFAFIGILVVLYYLINVILWCLLDSDIELFIRSLVGRRISSLSGTVVWITGASSGIGKHLAIELAKNGVKLVLSARRGAELENVKRECLTQSRGLLQPIDILVMQMDMLEISRHQQFFDHVLQHFGRLDILVNNAGRSQRANWEDISLKVDQELFQLDVFSVVNLSRIAVRYFKGANIRGHIAVTSSTAGLIPVPNSASYTAAKYSIHGYFGALQTEHPDMDVTIFCPGPTFTEFLQDAFTDREGVKYGQSVRPTDKRMTAERCGHLFAIALANKLHINWVGRFPISLLLYICLYFPNIRVFFTKYVSLSGLKKIRDSN